A portion of the Oncorhynchus clarkii lewisi isolate Uvic-CL-2024 chromosome 27, UVic_Ocla_1.0, whole genome shotgun sequence genome contains these proteins:
- the LOC139385607 gene encoding nitric oxide synthase, inducible-like — MVFPYMLMNCIYFTIMEMVLQDDETKIALQTKPKKWETRANRCPLSIPVRNVKDGSSLNDMLHHQAVKNQQCTSQVCEGSVMTPKALMRCPKDTPLEILPQAIDLINQYYKSFKIPKSEHHLARLEEVAMEIGSTGTYSLTMDELVFGARQAWRNAPRCIGRIQWSNLQVFDARKCKTTQDMFKSLCEHLQFATNGGNLRSAITVFPLRKEDMQDFRVWNSQLVKYAGYQMPDGSIQGDPSSVEFTEICIRLGWKPQYGLFDVLPLVLQVNGEDPDLYEIPPHLILEVPMEHPQYKWFQDLGLKWYALPAVSNMLMEIGGLEFPACPFNGWYMGTEIGVRDFCDYQRYNVLEEVGRRMGLETHKLSSLWKDQALVTINVAVIYSFQKNKVTITDHHSAAESFMMHMETEFRLRGGCPADWAWLVPPMSGSLTPVFHQEMVNYILSPFFYYQPDPWTTHVWRNGEMCLRKQQISFKAVARAALFSSILMSRVLANRVRCTVLYATETGKSQTLAQRLNSMLNCAFNCRLLCMEDYNFSDMEQESLLVVVTSTFGNGDSPGNGESFKKQLFSLQYLRNKLRYCVFGLGSRMYPQFCAFAHAVDAKLEELGAERVTPTGEGDELNGQEEAFSAWALTTLKDAYKKFNIQGQLSLQLPGAERLCEAWDPLRYRVALESCSQDQITALSAIHSKTVFPMKLKRRQNLQSPHSSRSTILVELERETSAEVMNFAPGDHVGVFPGNLPQLVAGILKFLPHTAPTNQCLRLEYRSDSCLDDEKNWKTVRRIPACPLSQALTYFLDVTTPPCQNLLHKLSQLARQEGHCQRLLTLAKDTQEYMTWKMFRVPNFLEVLEEFPSLEPSAAFLLSQLPLLKPRLYSISSSPQLHPNELHLTLTVLNYHTQDGQGPLHHGVCSTWLDTIKKGDLVPCFIYSSGGFHLPAEPSTPVILVGAGSGIAPFRSFWQQRLHDMKHPGFSGSPMSLVFGCQSSETDHLYKEETLEMRRQGVLKSVTTTYSRQPGHPKIYVQDVLREKMAEEVLSVLHQKEGHFYVCGGVNMAQGVTLAVQEILSSQLGITLTQAGEYLTQLKIQKRYHEDIFGAQFQK, encoded by the exons ATGGTATTTCCATATATGTTAATGAACTGCATTTATTTTACAATTATGGAGATGGTGCTTCAAgatgatgaaaccaaaatagctCTCCAGACTAAACCAAAGAAG TGGGAAACAAGAGCAAACAGGTGTCCGTTGTCTATACCTGTGCGTAACGTGAAGGATGGCTCAAGTCTCAATGATATGCTGCACCACCAGGCAGTTAAG AACCAACAATGTACATCACAAGTTTGTGAAGGTTCTGTCATGACTCCCAAGGCTCTAATGCGCTGTCCCAAAGATACTCCTCTTGAGATCCTACCTCAGGCGATTGACCTCATCAACCAATACTACAAGTCCTTCAAAAT CCCCAAAAGTGAACACCACCTTGCCAGATTGGAGGAAGTTGCTATGGAGATAGGTTCCACAGGAACCTATTCGCTGACTATGGACGAATTAGTGTTTGGTGCTCGACAAGCATGGAGGAACGCCCCAAGATGCATCGGCAGGATTCAGTGGTCCAATTTACAA GTGTTTGATGCCAGAAAGTGCAAGACTACTCAGGATATGTTCAAGTCTCTGTGCGAACACTTACAGTTTGCCACAAATGGAGGAAACCTAAG GTCTGCGATTACCGTCTTCCCTCTGAGAAAGGAAGACATGCAAGATTTCCGGGTGTGGAACAGCCAGCTGGTGAAGTATGCAGGTTACCAGATGCCTGATGGCAGTATCCAGGGAGACCCATCCAGTGTAGAATTCACTGAG ATCTGTATCCGGCTTGGATGGAAACCTCAGTACGGCCTCTTCGATGTATTGCCACTAGTCCTGCAGGTCAACGGGGAGGACCCAGACCTTTATGAAATCCCTCCACACCTGATCCTGGAGGTTCCCATGGAACACCCTCA GTATAAGTGGTTCCAAGACCTTGGACTGAAGTGGTATGCTCTGCCTGCGGTGTCCAACATGCTGATGGAGATTGGTGGACTTGAATTCCCAGCCTGTCCCTTTAATGGCTGGTACATGGGCACTGAAATTGGTGTGAGGGATTTCTGTGACTATCAGCGTTATAACGTCTTGGAG GAAGTTGGTCGCAGGATGGGCCTGGAGACACACAAGCTGTCCTCACTGTGGAAGGACCAGGCCTTGGTGACCATCAATGTTGCAGTCATATACAGTTTCCAG AAGAACAAGGTGACCATCACAGACCACCACTCTGCAGCCGAGTCCTTTATGATGCACATGGAGACAGAGTTCCGGCTGCGTGGCGGCTGCCCTGCAGACTGGGCCTGGCTGGTTCCTCCCATGTCTGGCTCTCTCACCCCCGTCTTCCACCAGGAGATGGTCAACtacatcctctctcccttcttctacTACCAG cCTGACCCCTGGACGACCCATGTCTGGAGAAATGGGGAGATGTGCCTGAGGAAGCAACAGATCAGCTTCAAAGCGGTGGCCAG GGCGGCTCTCTTTTCTTCAATCCTTATGAGCAGAGTGCTGGCTAACAGGGTGCGTTGCACTGTCCTGTACGCTACTGAAACAGGGAAATCACAGACATTGGCCCAGAGACTGAACTCCATGCTAAACTGTGCCTTCAACTGCAGG TTGCTCTGTATGGAGGACTATAACTTCAGTGACATGGAACAGGAGAGCCTTCTGGTTGTGGTAACAAGCACATTTGGGAATGGAGACTCCCCTGGAAATGGAGAG AGTTTCAAGAAGCAGCTTTTCTCCTTGCAGTATCTCAGGAACAAGTTAAG gtaCTGTGTGTTTGGACTGGGCTCGAGGATGTACCCACAGTTCTGTGCTTTCGCCCATGCCGTGGATGCCAAGCTGGAGGAGCTGGGGGCAGAGCGGGTGACCCCCACTGGAGAGGGGGATGAACTGAATGGACAGGAAGAGGCCTTCTCTGCCTGGGCTCTCACCACTCTCAAG GATGCCTATAAGAAGTTCAACATCCAGGGACAGCTGAGTCTGCAGCTCCCTGGGGCAGAGCGACTCTGCGAGGCCTGGGACCCTCTTAGATACCGCGTAGCACTGGAGAGCTGCTCCCAGGACCAGATCACAG CACTTTCAGCCATTCACTCTAAAACTGTCTTCCCCATGAAACTGAAGAGGAGACAGAATCTACAGAGCCCCCATTCAAG CCGGTCCACCATTCTGGTGGAGCTGGAGAGGGAGACAAGTGCAGAGGTCATGAACTTTGCCCCAGGAGACCATGTTGGTGTATTCCCAGGGAATCTCCCTCAACTGGTGGCTGGAATCCTAAAGTTCCTTCCCCATACAGCCCCAACCAACCAGTgcctacgactggaataccgcTCTGACTCCTGCCTTG ATGATGAGAAAAACTGGAAGACTGTCAGACGCATCCCAGCATGCCCTTTGTCTCAGGCGCTCACCTACTTCCTGGATGTGACCACGCCCCCCTGTCAGAACCTCCTCCACAAGCTCTCTCAGCTGGCAAGACAGGAGGGGCACTGCCAGCGTCTGCTGACCTTGGCAAAG GACACTCAGGAGTACATGACCTGGAAGATGTTCCGTGTTCCCAACTTCCTGGAAGTCCTGGAGGAGTTCCCGTCTTTAGAACCCTCTGCAGCCTTCCTCCTCAGCCAGCTACCCCTGCTCAAGCCCCGCCTCTACTCCATcagctcctcccctcagctccacCCCAATGAGCTACATCTCACTCTGACGGTACTCAACTATCACACACAAG ATGGACAGGGTCCTCTTCACCACGGGGTCTGCAGCACCTGGCTGGATACCATTAAGAAAGGAGACCTGGTACCATGTTTCATCTACAG TTCAGGTGGGTTCCACCTCCCAGCAGAGCCCAGCACTCCAGTCATTCTGGTGGGGGCTGGCAGTGGCATCGCGCCCTTCCGAAGCTTCTGGCAACAACGGCTACATGACATGAAACACCCag GGTTCTCTGGAAGTCCTATGAGCCTGGTGTTTGGCTGCCAGAGTTCGGAGACAGACCATTTATACAAAGAGGAGACACTGGAGATGAGAAGACAAGGGGTCCTGAAGAGTGTTACAACCACATATTCCCGCCAGCCAGGTCACCCAAAG ATCTATGTCCAGGATGTCCTGAGGGAGAAGATGGCAGAGGAGGTGCTGAGTGTGTTGCACCAGAAGGAGGGTCACTTCTACGTGTGCGGAGGTGTGAACATGGCCCAGGGAGTTACTCTAGCAGTACAGGAGATTCTGAGCAGCCAGCTTGGCATTACCCTCACACAGGCAGGAGAATACCTAACCCAACTAAAG ATTCAGAAGAGGTACCATGAGGACATTTTTGGAGCCCAGTTTCAAAAGTGA